In Leptotrichia sp. oral taxon 221, the DNA window GGATTTAGAAAAAATATTTCCTGATTTTCTGAAATTCTCGCATGATTGTAAATTTAGAGATTGTATTCACGTAAATGAACCTAATTGTGCAATCAAAGAAAATGTAGAAAATGGAAACATTTCAAAAGTTCGTTATGACTTTTATTTATATTCATTAAATAATATTTTTAACAATTAAAATTTTTCAAGTTATATGTTATAATTTGTTATATTCAAATTCAATAAAGAGGTGATTAATATGTCAAAAAAAATAATAGTTGCTCCATCATTACTTGCAGCAGATTTTAGTAAACTTAGAGAAGAAATCCAAGAAGTTGAAAGCCATGGCGCTGAATACTTACATTTAGATGTTATGGATGGAAATTTTGTTCCAAATATTAGTTTTGGAGCTCCTGTCATTTCATCAATAAGAAAACATAGTAATTTAGTGTTTGATGTTCACTTGATGGTTGAAAATCCTGATAGATTTATAAAAGATATTGCTGATGCAGGTGCAGATGTTATAACTGTTCACGCAGAAGCAACAAAACATTTAAACAGAACTATTCAATTAATTAAATCATATGGGAAAAAAGTTGGAGTGGCTCTAAATCCTTCTACACCACTTGATTTTATAAAATATGATTTGAAGGACATTGATATGGTTTTAATAATGACTGTTAATCCTGGATTTGGTGGACAAGCCTT includes these proteins:
- the rpe gene encoding ribulose-phosphate 3-epimerase, whose translation is MSKKIIVAPSLLAADFSKLREEIQEVESHGAEYLHLDVMDGNFVPNISFGAPVISSIRKHSNLVFDVHLMVENPDRFIKDIADAGADVITVHAEATKHLNRTIQLIKSYGKKVGVALNPSTPLDFIKYDLKDIDMVLIMTVNPGFGGQAFIEGMLQKIKDLRSIDPNIDIQVDGGINDKTSKLVKEAGANILVAGSYLFKGDYKQKIESLR